GAAAGATCAAAAGAGAAGCGCAATATCGCTAAGTCAAACCAGAGCCAGTCTGATTACGAACAGTCGGAAGCAGATCATAGGCAAGATGGTTGGAAAACAGATCTGCTTGGTGTGCTTACTAATATATCACCGGATGCTTTTGAGCGCTTGGCACAGAGACTTTTGCGGGAAGCAGGATTCACAAAGGTGGAAGTGAGAGGTAAATCCGGTGACGGTGGTATTGACGGAGTAGGGGTTCTACGCGTCAATCTTGTCTCATTCCAAGTGTACTTCCAGTGCAAGCGCTGGAAAGGTAGTGTTGGCTCTAAAGAAATCCGAGACTTCAGGGGTGCACTTCAAGGACGCGCAGATAAAGGTCTCTTTATAACAACAGGCTATTTTACTGGCCAAGCGTCAGATGAAGCTACAAGAGATGGTGCGATAGCTATTGATCTGATTGATGGTGAAAGACTGTGCGAACTTCTCAAGGAAAACAAACTAGGCGTAGAGACCAAAATGGTTGAGCATATCTTCATAGACCCCGAATGGTTTCAGGAACTATGAAGCGGATCGTATGAAAAAAGACGATATCTTCGAGTTTTATCGCCGTCTCGCAGAGGATAATCCCGAGCCGGAGACCGAACTGAACTTTGGCAATACCTACCAGCTGCTGGTGGCGGTGACCTGTTCGGCGCAATCCACTGATGTCGGGGTCAACAAGGCGACTAAGGCACTGTTCGAGAAGGTCAAAACACCCGAGCAGATGGTCGCGCTCGGGCTGGACGGGCTGAAAGAGCATATCAAGACCATCGGCCTGTATAACAATAAGGCGAAGAATGTGATCGCGCTGTCCGAAGCGCTGATCCGCGACCATGGCGGTGAGGTGCCGAATGATCGTGAAGCACTGGTGGCGCTGCCCGGGGTCGGGCGCAAGACCGCCAATGTCGTCATGAACTGCGCCTTTGGCGAAGAGACTTTTGCCGTCGACACCCATATCTTCCGCGTCGGCAATCGCACTGGGCTGGCGCCGGGCAAAACGGTGCTGGCAGTGGAGAAGAAGCTCGAGAAGCAGACGCCCAAACCGTTCCGCGTCGGCGCGCATCACTGGCTGATCCTGCATGGCCGCTATATCTGCAAGGCGCGTACCCCGGAATGCTGGCGCTGCCCGGTGGAGGATTTGTGTCGGTTCAAGAAGAAAACCCCTGATCCGAAAGCGGCAAAGGCTTCCGCCTGATCGGCCGCGATCTGCGGTATTCCCAGGCCTTACACCCCATCGGAAACGGTGCATTCATTATCCGCGCGCTACGGATATTGTGGTATGTAAAATCCTCAGGAGATAGATGATGCCCGTGCGCCCGCTTTCGCTTGTCCCTTTCATGCTGATCATAGGAACAGCGACTGCAATGACGGGATGTGCTAATGCCGATGCGACTGAAAGCGCCCGCAAGCAGAGCAAGGTGCCTGCGGCAAAACCTATTGGCGAACCGCGCGCATGCATTCCGATCCAGCGGATCAAACGCACCGTCGTGCATGACGACTACACCATCGATTTTGTGCTCAATGGCGGTGAAACCTATCGCAATAATCTGACGACGCGCTGTGGCGGACTGGGTTATGAGAAATCCTTCACCTACTCCACCTCGCTGACCCAGCTGTGCCAAGCGGACATCATCACGGTGATCGCTGTTTTGGGCGCAGGTGTTCAGCCGCGCGGCGCATGTGGATTGAACCGGTTTCAGCAGATTGAACTGATAGAAGAGAATAGCAACGACGATGCGGGGGACTGATCTGGTCAGGACTTGGCTGCTGCCAGCTATGGCTTTGCTGGCCCTGACCGGTTGCCAGACCGCCGCCAGCGAGAGCGAGATCATC
The sequence above is drawn from the Parasphingorhabdus sp. SCSIO 66989 genome and encodes:
- the nth gene encoding endonuclease III, translating into MKKDDIFEFYRRLAEDNPEPETELNFGNTYQLLVAVTCSAQSTDVGVNKATKALFEKVKTPEQMVALGLDGLKEHIKTIGLYNNKAKNVIALSEALIRDHGGEVPNDREALVALPGVGRKTANVVMNCAFGEETFAVDTHIFRVGNRTGLAPGKTVLAVEKKLEKQTPKPFRVGAHHWLILHGRYICKARTPECWRCPVEDLCRFKKKTPDPKAAKASA
- a CDS encoding restriction endonuclease is translated as MARRFIVDADSLPSLPGMMLVTIEALKELGGSASIHELDEKVIEIEGVTEAEQTHPMSGNDNRARINYYLAWSRTYLKRGGAIINSARGVWAVTESGLAISSLEQTQEIYEQVSLEERERSKEKRNIAKSNQSQSDYEQSEADHRQDGWKTDLLGVLTNISPDAFERLAQRLLREAGFTKVEVRGKSGDGGIDGVGVLRVNLVSFQVYFQCKRWKGSVGSKEIRDFRGALQGRADKGLFITTGYFTGQASDEATRDGAIAIDLIDGERLCELLKENKLGVETKMVEHIFIDPEWFQEL